From the genome of Salvelinus alpinus chromosome 19, SLU_Salpinus.1, whole genome shotgun sequence, one region includes:
- the LOC139544964 gene encoding perforin-1-like isoform X2 yields the protein MASLSLSLGLLVLCTLALVHCDLYDGHVRVWGLSASNLKGDLLSQPDPYVKVWCGPAFGGMSSILNNQANPTWPGEFNFLDIIHKSVLKLEVWDDNVGADHRLGTCTTTIRQGTHTETCHLKKGTVYYTYSYDYSH from the exons atggcctctctctctctgtccctgggaCTGCTGGTGCTATGCACCCTGGCTCTTGTACACTGTGACCTGTATGACGGCCATGTCAGGGTGTGGGGCCTTAGTGCCTCCAACCTGAAAGGAGACCTCCTCTCCCAGCCAGACCCCTACGTCAAG GTGTGGTGCGGCCCAGCCTTCGGTGGTATGAGCAGCATTTTGAATAACCAGGCCAACCCCACCTGGCCCGGTGAATTCAACTTCCTAGACATCATTCACAAGTCTGTCCTGAAGCTGGAG gtgTGGGATGATAACGTCGGAGCAGATCACCGCCTGGGAACCTGCACCACCACCATCCGCCAAGGAACACACACTGAGACCTGCCACCTGAAGAAAGGCACCGTCTACTACACCTACAGCTACGACTacagtcactag